The DNA segment GTGCGTGAATTTCACACTCTTTCAGCAGCTTCAGCACTGGTTTAACATAGATGCGGGTCGGAGCCAGCAGTGCGTTGGCCAGTGTTGAGTCGCCCAGTGGTTGTTGTACGTCAGCTTTGCTTACTTCCAGAATCTTACGGATCAAAGAGAAACCGTTAGAGTGTGGGCCGGAAGAGGCCAGCGCAATCAGTGCATCGCCAGCGGCAACTTTTGAGCCATCGATGATTTCTGATGCTTCAACCACGCCAACGCAGAAACCTGCCATGTCGTAGTCTTCACCTTCATACATACCAGGCATTTCAGCTGTTTCACCACCGACTAATGCACAGTTGGATTGTTCACAACCTGCACCAATACCGGTTACCACTGCAGCTGCGGTATCAACATCTAATTTACCGGTTGCATAGTAATCCAGGAAGAACAGTGGTTCTGCACCTTGAACGATCAGGTCGTTCACACACATTGCAACCAGATCGATACCAACGGTATCGTGTTTTTTCAGATCGATCGCCAGACGCAATTTGGTGCCGACGCCATCAGTACCAGAAACCAGGATAGGTTCGCGATAGCCAGCCGGAATTCGGCACAGAGCACCAAAACCACCTAATCCGCCCATTACTTCAGGACGGCGGGTGCGTTTGGCAACGCCTTTGATACGCTCAACCAGGGCATTACCTGCATCGATATCAACGCCAGCGTCCTTGTAGCTCAGTGAAGTCTTGTCAGTCACGATAGATCCTTGTCGTAATCGCTGTTAAGGGGGAGATTAAACAGGCCCTATTCTACCAGTCAGGAACGAAGAGAAAAAGAAAACCTGTGGTTTGTAGCAGAAAACATTCATTTTCGTCTTACCTGAATGATAAGATCTTCCCCGGATAATCAAATTACGGAGTTCATAATGAAAGTTGTCGAGGTTAAACACCCGCTGGTTAAACACAAACTGGGTTTGATGCGTGAAGCTGATATTAGTACAAAACGTTTCCGCGAACTGGCCAAAGAAGTGGGCAGCCTGCTGACATATGAAGCTACCGCTGATTTTGAAACTGAAAAAGTAACCATTGATGGTTGGAATGGTCCGGTAGAAGTGGATCAGATCAAAGGGAAAAAGGTCACGGTAGTGCCTATTCTGCGTGCTGGTTTGGGCATGATGGATGGTGTTCTGGAACATATGCCAAGTGCACGTGTGAGTGTGGTCGGTATTTATCGTGACGAAGAAACACTGAAACCTGTTCCTTATTTCCAGAAAATTGTCAGCAATATTGATGAACGTTTAGCGTTGATCGTTGACCCGATGCTGGCAACCGGTGGTTCTATGATTGCAACCATCGATTTGTTAAAACAGAAAGGTTGTAAACAGATCAAAGTCATTATTCTGGTGGCGGCACCGGAAGGGCTGGCGGCATTACAAGCTGCGCACGATGATGTGGAAGTTTATTGTGCTTCTATCGACCAGGGCTTGAATGAAAAAGGTTATATCATTCCTGGCTTGGGTGACGCAGGCGATAAAATTTTCGGAACTAAATAACCATTTTGAAGAACCGTTGCTGGTGTCTATTACTGCGATGCTGTTTTCTGCTAAGTCTGGGATGGAGCCTTCCATCTCAGGCTATGCCAGAACGTATTCTTTGCTGGTTGGTTGATAACACAGCCAAAGAACAAATAGTGCCGGATGATAAATCGACGCGTTGGCCGCAACTGTTCAATTATCAAGGTTCTGTGAGTTACCGCTTTATTTTTCCCATTATGGATCTAGATGATGCGACTCAGATCCAGCCAGCAACAATAGAAAATGCCTTTATGTCACCATTGTTGCTGGTCAGTCGGCGCTATGATGCAGATAAATTGCTGTTAGGGCAGTTACACCAGCAAGATGGCGAATGGACATTAGATTGGCAGCTGCACGATGCCCGAAATGATGGTGCGGTGATTATCCGCGGGCAAGCTCGTGGAATGCAAAATCAACTCGCCAGTCAGGTGGTTGCTGCGTTAGAGGCTTATATACAGGAACGCAACTTGGTTACTGTAAAAAACGTCACTGTAAAAAATACTATACCGTCTCGTCAGATTGATGCTGTGTTTGAATTAGCCCGACTAGAAACGGTTGCGCCAGTGCAATCTTCTTATTTTCAGTTTTATTAACAGGCGGTGATGATGCTGCAATCAACCCAACTTTCACTGGCTGTTCAACTACCTGATGATGAAACGTTTGCCAGTTTTTATCCTGGCAGCAATGCGCAACTGATCACGACCTTGAAAAATGCCGCCATTGGTGAAGGCGTACCATTGCTCTATTTTTGGGGTTGCCGTGGTTCAGGGCGTTCTCATCTATTACATGCCACCTGTGCTGAAATTAATGGCAATGGTGAATCCGCTGTTTATATTCCCCTCGATCGGCACGAACAATACTCCCCCGATATTCTGGAGGGCATGGAGCGTATGCCGCTGTTATGTCTCGATAATCTCGATGCTGTGGCGGGTGATCGGCTTTGGGAAGAGTCGCTGTTTAATTTATTTAACCGCTGGAAAGAAACCAGCCGTGGTTCATTGATCATGTCAGCGACAACTGCACCGCGAAAATTAGGTCTTTGTTTGCCTGATTTAGCGTCACGTCTGGATTGGGGTGTCTCATTTCAGTTACATGAGTTGGATGATGAAGGAAAATTGGGCGCATTACAGTTACGTGCGGCATTACGCGGATTCAAATTGCCTGTGGATGTGGGCCGTTTTTTATTGAATCGTTTATCGCGCGACATGCGGACATTACTGCAAGCGCTGGATACGCTGGACAATGCGTCATTACATGCCCAGCGTAAACTGACTATTCCTTTTATTAAGGAAGTGCTGGAACTCTAGCGCTTCAGGCTGTTATCCACTTTTTTCTGCTCTTCTAACTCGGCAATCCGTGCGTCAATCCGGGCCTGACTTAAGTTGTCGGCTGTGTTTGCGCGCGCCATGTGTAGTTGATCGGTCGCTTGGTCAATTTCACCGCGCAAGGCCAAATATTCCGCCTGCGCTTGATGAAAGCCAGCTTGATTGACTGTCTGTTCGTAACCTTCCGCCAGCAGTTGCCATGCTACAGATGATTCTGGATTGTTGCGGGTGTATTGATCTAACAACCGAATCGAGGCATCTGCTTTGTTCGCTTTCAGATAAACATTCGCCAGATTCATAATGATAACCGGATTATCCGGCATGCTTTGATTCCGTTGTTCCAGTCGACTTATTGCTGCGTTGAATTGTTGTGCTGCAATTTCCTGATCGGTCAGCGAATCTTGAAAGAAAAGATTATCGGGTTTGCGTTTACTCAGCTGATTCAGTACTTCACCCGCTTCGGGTATTTTGTTTAATTGCAGCAATGACAATGCTTTACCATACTGAGCAGCTAACCAAGGTGCTGAATTTTCGCTGTTTTTTCCCACTTGTTGTTCGAAGAATGTCAGTAAACCATCTGCACTCTGGTTACTGTACATCGCTTGGATCCGCACTTTTGCCAGTAAAAAATCTAAGCTAGATTCAATATGGCGTGTACGGTAGCTGCTGGCCCGGTTTCGTGCTTCGGCAATACGATTTTCAGTGATAGGGTGGGTTAACAGCATCTCGGGTAATTTAGATGAATAACGGTTTTCGGCAGCCAGTTTCTGGAAAAACGTCATCATACCTGTTGGTTCAAAACCGGCATTGTAGAGTAATGCCATGCCGATCCGATCGGCTTCATATTCATTATCGCGGGTGAAATTGATAGAGTTTTGTACTGTTAACCCCATAGTCGTATTGATGGCGGCAACACCAGCGGTTGGGTTTAGCATCGCCAGTGCAATAGATCCGACTAAACCAGCAATCGACAGCGGTGCGCTTTTAGCTTGGTCTTCCATATAGCGGGCAATGTGTCGTTGGGTGACATGGCTGATTTCATGCGCTAACACGCCAGCGAGTTCACTTTCTGTTTCTGCATGCAGAAATAAACCGCTATGTACTTTTACGCGACCACCAAGAAATGCAGCAGCGTTAATACTGTCGTCTTTCACCAGAAAAAAAGTAAAAGGGAAGCGAACGTTATTGGCCTGGCTTACCAGTCGCATGCCCAGATCATTAATGTATTCATTCAGCACAGGGTCATCGATGATAGGCAAACTTGCGCGGGCAAACCGCATAAACGCTTTGCCGTATAAGACTTCTTGTTCGACGGATAAGGCTGAAACCCCGGCGGTACCGATATCCGGTAGTTGAGAATCAGCGTGTGATAGGGTGGAAAAAATAAGGCAACTAGCGATGCTGAAGCACAGCAGCAATTTTTTCAGGCAACGATAAAGCACGACGTACCCCTTTCTTTGATAATTATCTGTTTCGACATGCGAAAAATACCGCGCAAGCGATTACACTAGGCAATTGTACGATGAATTCAACGGAATCGGCAGGATGTTAAACGTATTATTAAATTGGTATCGTCGGCGCTTCTCGGATCCGAACGCGGTAACCCTATTTTGGTTGTTGGTTGGTGGTTTTGCGGTTATCTATTTTTATGGCGATATCTTAGCGCCCGTTCTGGCTGCTTTGGTCATCGCTTATTTGCTGGAATGGTTTGTTCAACGTCTGATAAAAATAGGTCTTGGTCGAAGTAGTGCCACAACATTGGTGTTACTCGTCTTCATAGGACTTATGTTGTTAATCGGTTTTGGTATTTTACCGGCGGTGTTTCGCCAAGGCATGACGTTGGTAAAAACAGGACCGGTGATGTTGGCTAATGGTACGGAATACCTTAAAAAGCTGCCGCAGCACTATCCTGATTTTTTTGATGCCTCTTTGGTTGATAGCATCACGGCTGTTATTCAAGATCGTTTAGTCAACAATAGCGGAGTGCTGGTTTCATTTTCTTTTACATCGCTGATGAATATTGCCGTTGTGCTGGTATATATGGTCTTAGTGCCGCTCTTAATTTTCTTTATGTTGAAAGATAAAGAGCATTTGTTGCTGATGATGAAGCGCTTTTTACCAAATAACCGGGAATTAGCGAACCGGGTTTGGCTGGAAATGAATGATCAGATCACCAATTATATTCGCGGTAAGGTGATTCATATTTTGGCTGTGAGTGCCGCAAATTACGTGGTGTTTGCCTTTATGGGGATCAATTACGCACTCTTGCTGGGAATATCGGTTGGCTGTTCGGTCTTGATCCCTTATATCGGCGCTGTCGCTGTGACGATCCCGGTGACTGTGGTGGCTTTATTCCAATGGGGCTTGTCTTCTGATTTTGCTTATCTGATGTTAGCCTACGCGATTGTTCAAACGCTGGATGCCAACATTCTGACGCCATTGTTGTTTTCAGAAACGATGAATTTGCACCCGATCGCTATTATTTTAGCCGTATTGGTGTTTGGCGGGTTGTGGGGGTTCTGGGGCGTATTTTTTGCAATCCCGCTCGCCACACTGGTTAAAGCAGTTGTGAACTCCTGGCCGGGAAGTACCCGAACAGAGGCATCGATAGGTTCGTATTAATACGAATGGAATGTAGTAAATAAAATGTATGGTCCGCCCCGTTATTGCAAGAACAAATTTCAATGACGGGATTGGTCTGCGCTAATGTATTCGGAGTCTCTGTTGGGAGGCGCTCGCTTCCCGCTCCACGATGAGTTCCGCGCCGGAATATCCTCAAAAAAGCCCAAAGCATTTTCTGCTGTTTTTATTGTCAGGTTCTATTCCGGTGGTTCTACCGTCTTCATCATCTTCTCTTTGCTCATGCAAACTCGGATTGCTGTTTCTCTGCATTAAACGCTTCTTTGTACCTCAATACCGCCCAGACTATCCGGGCCAGTTTATTCGCTAACGCCACACACACTACATTGAACGGCTTACTGGCTCGTAGTTGCACTAACCAGTCCCCAAATATCGACCCCGTCTTTTCCGGCCTGGCTAAAATCGCCCTCGCTCCATGAATGAACAGCGTTCTCAGATGTTTATTCCCTCGTTTGCTTATCCCGAGTAAACGCGGTTTTCCTCCCGTCGAATGCTGATGGGGAACCAGCCCCAGCCATGCGGCCAGATTGCGTCCATTCTTAAATTGTTTCACACTCCCTAATTCCGCCATACATTGACTGGCCGTCAGTACACCAACTCCAGGGATCGCATGCAATAATTGCCCTTCATCGCTCTGCGCAACATGGCGCGTAAGTTTGTCATCCTGCACTTTGATTTGTTCATTCAGATATTTGTAATACTCATGCAATGCCGTTAATTCGATGTTTAATGCTGGCGGCAGTTCGGGTGCATTCGCTGTCAGCCAGGTGAATAACTGTTTCATCGTCCCATGTCCCTGCGGCAGACTGACACCAAACTCGAGTAATAAAGCACCAATCCTGCACATGCATGCAGTTCGGTCTTTGATATATCCCTGCCGAACACGATAAACAGCGGTGATGAGTTGCGCATCCTCTGATTTGACTTCAACAAATCGCATGGACGGCCGTTGTGACGCCTCGGCAATCGCATCCGCATCAATGAAATCATTCTTATTACTTTTGACATAAGGCCGTACATATTGAGGGGGAAGCAGTTTCACTGAATGACCGAGCTTAAGACACAATCGTCCCAACCAATGAGCACCTCCGCAGGCTTCAAAGGCGATGGTGGTGAGCGGGGTGTCATAGAGAAATAGGATCAACTGTTTGCGGGAAAGTTTTTTTCGAAAAAGGGTGTTGCCTTTGCGATCGTGTGCAACTAAATGGAAATTAGATTTGCCTAAATCGATACCAATGACTTGAATAGACATGATGGTTCACCTCCGTTACCTAACTCATTCTCAGCTTAGTCGCTGAGAACGGAGGCGGACCATCTAATTAAGGCCCGAGATGAAATCGGGCCTTTTTATTATCTGATAAATATTTAGTAGAGCAGGGTGTAGAGTTTTTTCCGGTATTTAGATACCAAAGGATCACTACCCATGGTGGCTAAAATATCCAGATAGGTTTTTTTGGCTTCACCAAAGTTTAAATCACGACTTAAGATGGTAAACAGCATGTCGAGTGCTTCTTGTTTACGCCCAGCCTGACTGTATTGAATCGCCAAATCTTGCTTGAGTTGTGTATTTTCTGGCTCTGCAGCGAGTTGCGCTTCAAGCGCGCGTATTTCTGGGCTATCAGAGGCTTGCTGGGCCAGATCTAAGGCCGATTTCACCTGCTGGTAAGCTGAATCTTGATATACATTCGGAATGCTTTCCAACAATGCTTGTGCTTCATCCAATCGGGCTGATTGCACACAAGCATCTGCCAAGGCGGTGGTGATTTCATAACGCTGTGGAGAGAGTTGCTGGGCTTTTGTTAACACAGCATACGCAGCCCCCGCATCGCCATTTTGTAATAACTGTTGGCCTTCCGCGAATAGCGTGTCGTCTTCTTTCGGCAGATATTTAGCCAGCATATTTTCTACTGCTGCTGGGTCTTGTGGGCCCATTAAAGCATCAGCCGGTTGTCCATTTTTGAAGATCACAACGGCAGGTAGTGCTTGTAAACCCAGTTGCACAGCCAATGATTGTAACTGAGGGTCTGCAACATCGACTCTGGCCAGTGTCACCATCGGATTAGCCAGGCCAATCAGTTGTTCCAGCTGTTGCCCCATAGGCTGACATTCCGGCAACTGATCAGCATAAAAGAAGACGGCTACGGTTTTTTGTCGAGATGCATCAAGTAATTCGGTACGAAAATTTTCGGGTGTGATGGTAACGATCATAATGAATTCGGCTTCAGACAAAGGTGATGTATATATGGTGGCTGTAAGGGCTCAATTTCAAGCTGATCGTTGAGAATATAATAGATTATTGGGCTTTCGACCTTGCTTTGTAAACTAACAGCACAATGCAATGCAGGAATTGGCTGAGAATATTCCGTCGCATATACTTGTTCATCTAATGAATGTAGATGCGTCAGTAAGTCAAGCCGTTGCAAACCGGCACTGATCCCACCGCCATGCGCTTTTAATACCGCTTCTTTTTGTGTCCACAATTGGAAAAAATGCTCAGCCAATTGCTCGGCAGATTGTTGAGTCAGATACTGATATTCATTGGCGGTAAAAAAGCGTTTCGCTAATGCCAGCCAGGGGCGTACCGGTGTGTGTGCTGTGAACTCAATATCAACACCCACCGGAACGGTTGCTAACGCGATGCACAACCAATGCTGGCTGTGGCTGATATTAAATTGTAATGGGTGTTGTGTGAGCTGCGGTTTGCCATGCGATGCAGTAGAAAAACAGATCTCGGCGGGTGGCTGATGCAGTAATTGCCCGAGTAGTGTGCGTAATAAGCAGCGGCTCTGCTGATAGAATTTTGCCTGAGTCGGATGAGATATGGTCTGTAGTCGGGCTTGTTCTTCGCCTGATAAGTTATCGGGAACAGAGAGATTAAGCGTGGTCATATTACACAGCAATATTTTGCTACCTGACAACGGAAACCAGTTATCAGGTAGCGTCAATCTATTACTGTGCATCTTTAAAGCGGGTTAATTCATTCATGACTTGCAGTAATGCCGCCATGTTCGGGCGAGCATCATCAACCAGTTGGTAATTTTTTCTGGTGTAAACGCTAAAATCACCCTGACGATTAAACTCAGTAATAGTGTTTGGTTCATAGATCACATAGTGCTGACGATTACCGAGTAACAGCCAGTCATGTTGCTGATTAGCAAACAAATTACTGCCACTGCTGTAGGTTTTATCCTCATTTTCCAGACCCAGCGCATCATGCAGCAAGGTAGGGGCAAGATCGTAATGTGTGGTCAGTTTTTCCCAACGATGAGCGGCTTTACCCGGCCAACTGATAATCAATGGCACTTGCATCTGGTAAGTGGAATAGTTGCTGCCAGAACCCCAACTATTGGTGTTGGTTTCATTAAACTCCAGCCCACGATCAGCGGTGATAATGACAACCGTTTTTTCTGACTGCTGATGTTCCTGCAAGGTGGTTATTAATTGCCGTAACTGTTCATCACTGTAGTGAACCGCATTTTTATAACGATTGATAAATTTATTATGATTTTCCGGGGTAAATGCCGCAAACGGATTACTATCCGTCAACTCAGGCTGGAATGGCCCTTGGTAATCGGCTGGTAAGGCTAACGTAGTTGGCATCGCAATGTTCAGATAGCTAAACCAAGGACGATCCTGACTTTGCCGTTCTAACCAACTTTGCCAGGCTGCAAACGTTTGTTGATCACCATGCGCTGTCAGCTCATTTTTACGGCGACTGATTTGTCTGACGCTGTGAAAAATACTTCTCTTGTAGATATCCTGATTCAGACCATTACTTGAAAATGCGCTTAACAAATAATCCTGGCGTTGTAATTCATCCAATAAGACAGGAGAGACATCTTCGGCATCAAAATTACTGCGGTAGGCTTCGGGTAAGCCATAAAACAAGCTGAACAAGCTGCCAGCATGATCGTTATCGCCCGCAATATGTTGTGTAAATTGCTGATTTTTAGCCGCAAAATCGCTTAAAAATGGCATGACATCAGGCTTAAGCATATCTGCACGTAAACCACTAACTACCACTAGCAGAATGTTTAATTTTTCTTCTGGTTCAGTGACTTGTAATGGTTTTAATGGGTAGTTCAGCCGTTGTTTACCGCGCTCCAGCTCAGCCACTTGTGCGGCTTTTGATTTATATTGTTCTAAATCCAGCCAACCATGTTTTGACAGGAACGAGCGAGCAGTCATTGGATATGACAGCGGGAAATTCGCGCGTTGAGAAATAATTGGTTCGTAAAGCTTGGCATCAGCGGCCATATACGTGATATGCGACAATAAAAAACAGCTGACCAGCACGGTGCTAATTGCCGTACCCCACGATTTTTTCCGGCGTCGTAACTGCATCTTCCATGCATAGTTGGAAATCACCAGTTCTAACAGGAATAACACCGGAATAACAATAAACAGAAAATTCCAGTTCAGCTCGGCTTTCGATTGCGCTTCTTTGAGCAATAACTCCCACACCGTGGGGTTAATATGAAATTTAAAGACGTGATAGATCTGCGTATCAACCAGCAACACAGACAGTACCAATACTGCGATCACAACTGAGCAATTTCGCATCAATTTCTGATTGGGTATTACAAAGCTGAGCGGGAATAACGTCAGCAGATAAGTAATGAACCCGATAAAAGAAAAATGCCCAAGCCAGCTCAAAATCAAATAACTAACACCCAGCTGTGTTTCCGGCCACGGGTTGGCCAGAATGTACCGACTGGATATACCCAGCGCCAGCAAGATATTAAAGAAGGTAAACCAATGTCCCCAGCTAATAAGGCGCGAGACTTGCTCTCGATAAAATGCACCGGGTTGTGGTCGCAGCAGAGCCATATTACTGAATTACCTTTTTAGTCTGGGTAACCGATTGTTGCAGAGCCTTGGCAAATGAATTGGCAACATCTGCACGCAGTGCTTCGGGCACATGTTTGTTGATGATGTGAGTTGCTAAATTGCCCAGCGCCAATAAACCGAGATCAACAGAGGCATTATGAGTTTGCAATACGGTTTGCATCTCTTGCATTAAAGATTCGATTTGTTCGGTGCTGTATTTAGAAAGGATCGGCATGAAATATGTCTCAATTTGCAGTTGTCAGGTTATGAACGCTATATAATACGCCACCTTGCACTTTTTCACTACGATACCACGACTGCTATGAGCCTGATTATTGAACATCTTATTATTCATTCTCTTCGCCAGGACGAGAATAGTGTCCTGACTGCTGACACCCGTTCACAGGAACTTCAGCCAACCGCTGACGTTCAGGCATGGATTGATCAACTGCACCGTATTTATCAGCAAAAAGGCAATAAATCGTATGCTTGTTTTCTGGCTGATACCGAACAACCGGAAAATCCATCACCGTTCCCACAACTATTTCAGCAATATCTGGATGAAAAACTACCTTTTGTCGATTTTACCCATCAATCGACGACCGCGTTATTAGCGCAACTGAACCACTATCAATACCCCGATGAAGGCGTGCTGATTTTCTGTAAATACCAGTTTGTCGGTGTGAGTTACATATTGCTGGGGCTACTCGATTGTGAAACCAGTGTCACCCTAACCGACACGCTGGAATTATCGCAGATCAAATACATTGATCTGAGCAAAATGCAATTGATTGCCCGCGTTGATATTACTGAGTTTCAGACCAACCCCGATTCCCGCCGGTATATCTCGTTTATCAAAGGGCGCATTGGACGTAAGGTTTCTGATTTCTTTATGGATTTCCTCGGTGCTGCCGAAGGCATTGATGTCAAAATGCAAAATCAGTTGCTGGTACAAGCTGTCAATGAATATTGCCAGCAGGTAGCCATGCCAGCCGATGAGAAAGCAGCAACGAAGAAAAAAGTCTCTGATTACTACAAAGAGCAAAGCGAAGAGGGTGCTGATATCGCGATTAAATCGGTAGCTGAATATCTACCGAAGCAAAATGATGGCGGTGATTTTTACGCCTTTATCAGTGAAGAATATGACTTAGATGAAGAGTTTCCGGCCGCTACCACAGCGCTGCGGAAATTGACCAAATTTGTTGGCTCGGGTGGTGGTTTAAACATTAGTTTTGATGAAAAACTACTCGGTGAGCGAATTGGCTATGACGCACAAACTGATACGTTGACTATTAAAGGTACGCCACCGAACCTAAAAGATCAGTTACTGCGTATGTTAAAGAATCAGCATTAATTCAAAGTGTTAACTCAAAGGCCACTGCCAGCAGCGTGAAGGTGTAATCAACGCTGGTAGTGGTACATCCCATAGTTCGGTTGGAATGAGATCGACTTGCTGGCAATCATGCGCTAACCCGACAGGAAACGGGCGTTGCGTCTGTTGCCAGTTTTCCAGTGTCCGATCATAAAATCCACCGCCCATACCTAAACGATTTCCTACGGCATCAAATGCAACCAGCGGAGTAAAAATGATGTCGATATCCTGTTTGGGGATGATCTGCGTGCAATCCATTTCCGGTTCTGGAATCCGAAATCGGTTCAGCAACATTTTGGTTTCGGCGGTATAAGATAAAAACAGCAAATGGCCTTCGTGAAAGGGGTGTAATACGGGTAAGCAGACGCGGATATCATTTTGCCAGCACCATTCGATCAGCGGTTGCGTATCGAGTTCGCCGTCACAGGCAAGATAAAGAGAAATACAGCGAACCTGATTTTCTTGTAGGAATGGGACTACGCGCAGCACGAGTTGTTGTGCGGCATGCTGTTGGGCTTGAAGGCTAAGTTCACGACGGCGGGTTCGCACTGTCGTGCGTAAAAAGTCTCGGTCGTTAACGGTCATAATAAGTAGAGATCCCAGGGTGCCGCTGCAGGCTTTTGTCCTTGAACCCGAGAGTTCAAGGCGGAAATCTGACTGCCAATCTCAGGCTTCCCGGTCGGGCCGGGCATGCACACTGACTAGCGAGCGATTTCCTGGTAAAGAAATTATCGGCTCAGGGACTTAAGCCCACTGGCGCACACCCCAGGAAAATTTTTCTTTTAGTTAC comes from the uncultured Tolumonas sp. genome and includes:
- a CDS encoding DUF1414 domain-containing protein, whose protein sequence is MPILSKYSTEQIESLMQEMQTVLQTHNASVDLGLLALGNLATHIINKHVPEALRADVANSFAKALQQSVTQTKKVIQ
- a CDS encoding DUF3413 domain-containing protein; translation: MALLRPQPGAFYREQVSRLISWGHWFTFFNILLALGISSRYILANPWPETQLGVSYLILSWLGHFSFIGFITYLLTLFPLSFVIPNQKLMRNCSVVIAVLVLSVLLVDTQIYHVFKFHINPTVWELLLKEAQSKAELNWNFLFIVIPVLFLLELVISNYAWKMQLRRRKKSWGTAISTVLVSCFLLSHITYMAADAKLYEPIISQRANFPLSYPMTARSFLSKHGWLDLEQYKSKAAQVAELERGKQRLNYPLKPLQVTEPEEKLNILLVVVSGLRADMLKPDVMPFLSDFAAKNQQFTQHIAGDNDHAGSLFSLFYGLPEAYRSNFDAEDVSPVLLDELQRQDYLLSAFSSNGLNQDIYKRSIFHSVRQISRRKNELTAHGDQQTFAAWQSWLERQSQDRPWFSYLNIAMPTTLALPADYQGPFQPELTDSNPFAAFTPENHNKFINRYKNAVHYSDEQLRQLITTLQEHQQSEKTVVIITADRGLEFNETNTNSWGSGSNYSTYQMQVPLIISWPGKAAHRWEKLTTHYDLAPTLLHDALGLENEDKTYSSGSNLFANQQHDWLLLGNRQHYVIYEPNTITEFNRQGDFSVYTRKNYQLVDDARPNMAALLQVMNELTRFKDAQ
- the yejK gene encoding nucleoid-associated protein YejK, yielding MSLIIEHLIIHSLRQDENSVLTADTRSQELQPTADVQAWIDQLHRIYQQKGNKSYACFLADTEQPENPSPFPQLFQQYLDEKLPFVDFTHQSTTALLAQLNHYQYPDEGVLIFCKYQFVGVSYILLGLLDCETSVTLTDTLELSQIKYIDLSKMQLIARVDITEFQTNPDSRRYISFIKGRIGRKVSDFFMDFLGAAEGIDVKMQNQLLVQAVNEYCQQVAMPADEKAATKKKVSDYYKEQSEEGADIAIKSVAEYLPKQNDGGDFYAFISEEYDLDEEFPAATTALRKLTKFVGSGGGLNISFDEKLLGERIGYDAQTDTLTIKGTPPNLKDQLLRMLKNQH
- a CDS encoding 5-formyltetrahydrofolate cyclo-ligase gives rise to the protein MTVNDRDFLRTTVRTRRRELSLQAQQHAAQQLVLRVVPFLQENQVRCISLYLACDGELDTQPLIEWCWQNDIRVCLPVLHPFHEGHLLFLSYTAETKMLLNRFRIPEPEMDCTQIIPKQDIDIIFTPLVAFDAVGNRLGMGGGFYDRTLENWQQTQRPFPVGLAHDCQQVDLIPTELWDVPLPALITPSRCWQWPLS